One Blattabacterium cuenoti genomic window carries:
- a CDS encoding DUF2795 domain-containing protein: MYWTLELASHLEDAPWPATKEELIDFAIRTGAPLEVVENLQQLENGEGEVFESIEDIWADYPRDDEDFYWNRDEYEL, translated from the coding sequence ATGTATTGGACTTTAGAATTAGCTTCTCATTTAGAAGACGCCCCTTGGCCTGCAACAAAAGAAGAATTGATTGATTTTGCTATTCGTACTGGAGCTCCTTTAGAGGTAGTTGAAAATCTTCAACAATTAGAAAACGGAGAAGGAGAAGTTTTTGAATCTATAGAAGATATATGGGCAGATTACCCACGTGATGACGAGGACTTTTATTGGAATAGAGATGAATATGAACTTTAA
- a CDS encoding glycine--tRNA ligase produces the protein MKKCSHFFDFLISHAKTYGFIFPSSEIYGGLNAIYDYGPHGVELKNNIKEFWWKSMTQLHDNIVGLDSSIIMHSDIWRASGHVKKFSELLIDNKDSKKRYRPEILIQEYVEEKFLNDPKKKEKILSRLSQSLKKNDLVDIKILIDELCICDPVSKTKNWTDIRYFNMMFKIKNEKDLYLRPETAQGIFSNFQNVIKSNRMKIPFGIAQIGKSFRNEIFSRKFLFRMREFEQMEMQFFTLPEEEMKWYEYWKKNRLKWHLELNLEYKKYYKLCDHDHLSHYESAGSDIVFHFPFGFQEIEGIHSRRDFDLKNHEFFSKKKLRIFELKKNYIPYVIETSLGLDRLFLAIFSSSLKKEKLENGKKRVVLKFPYYLSPIKAAIFPLVRKDGLPEIAKKIFNDIRIHHRLIYDEKESIGKLYRRQDAIGTPFCFTVDYDTLKTETVTIRNRDSMKQKRIHIKEISKIIERETGLRKILKNLSYII, from the coding sequence ATGAAAAAATGTAGTCATTTTTTTGATTTTTTAATTTCTCACGCAAAAACTTATGGTTTTATTTTTCCTTCTAGCGAAATTTATGGGGGATTAAACGCTATTTATGATTATGGACCACATGGAGTGGAATTAAAAAATAATATAAAAGAATTTTGGTGGAAATCAATGACTCAACTTCATGATAATATAGTAGGATTGGATTCTTCTATTATTATGCATTCTGATATTTGGCGAGCATCCGGTCATGTTAAAAAATTTAGTGAGTTATTAATTGACAATAAAGATTCTAAAAAAAGATATCGTCCTGAAATTCTGATTCAAGAATATGTAGAAGAGAAGTTTTTAAATGATCCTAAAAAAAAAGAAAAAATATTATCTCGTTTGTCTCAATCTTTGAAAAAAAATGATTTGGTAGATATAAAAATTTTAATTGATGAGTTGTGTATTTGTGATCCTGTTTCTAAAACCAAAAATTGGACTGATATCCGTTATTTTAACATGATGTTCAAAATCAAAAATGAAAAAGATTTATATCTTCGTCCTGAAACAGCTCAAGGTATATTTTCTAATTTTCAGAATGTTATAAAATCAAACAGAATGAAAATTCCATTTGGAATTGCACAAATAGGAAAATCGTTTAGAAATGAAATTTTCTCCAGAAAATTTCTATTTAGAATGCGGGAATTTGAACAAATGGAAATGCAATTTTTTACTCTTCCAGAAGAAGAAATGAAATGGTATGAATATTGGAAAAAAAATCGATTAAAATGGCATTTAGAATTAAATTTAGAATATAAAAAATATTATAAATTATGCGATCATGATCATCTATCTCATTATGAAAGTGCAGGATCAGATATAGTCTTTCATTTTCCTTTTGGATTTCAAGAGATAGAAGGGATTCATTCTCGTAGAGATTTTGATTTAAAAAATCATGAATTTTTTTCCAAGAAAAAATTAAGAATTTTCGAATTAAAAAAAAATTATATACCTTATGTCATAGAAACATCCTTAGGATTAGACCGTCTTTTTTTAGCTATATTTTCTTCTTCATTAAAGAAAGAAAAATTAGAAAATGGAAAAAAACGTGTAGTATTAAAATTTCCATATTATTTATCTCCCATTAAAGCTGCTATATTCCCATTAGTTAGAAAAGATGGATTACCAGAAATAGCAAAGAAAATATTTAATGACATAAGAATTCATCATAGATTGATATACGATGAAAAAGAATCCATTGGAAAATTATATCGAAGACAAGATGCCATAGGAACTCCATTTTGTTTTACTGTAGATTACGACACTCTAAAAACAGAAACAGTAACCATAAGAAATAGAGATAGCATGAAACAGAAAAGAATTCACATAAAAGAAATATCAAAAATTATAGAACGAGAGACTGGATTGAGAAAAATTTTAAAAAATTTGTCTTATATAATTTAA
- the pheT gene encoding phenylalanine--tRNA ligase subunit beta: MKISLNWLKKYVFPLDIEGNEISNILTDIGLTVKGINNIDKDIVLDVEITPNRTDAMSHYGIARDLYAVLKFRGHKVNLSKPVISKGIDFNQRSHIQIFVKIHEKCIRYSGMFISKIKIEPSPYWLVSILKSIGIKSINNIIDTMHFVMYELGQPIHIFDMDQIENGKIIIKNADKNTNFQSSDNVMIKLDEEDLVICDGMKPLSIAGMINHVKSNIDVSTKNIFIGSACFNPIIIRNFRKKHSVKIKTQHIFEKDPDPNQTIYALQRIAFLIKDIMKNQISCSDIIDFYPNPISFSKIKLRYNKIVNIIGKKISIKKIRKILSLLEITIHSENNKCLFISVPSYRTDVQREIDVIEEILRIYGIHKIPIYNQIKTPYPKGFYKTEYEIQKTFSEQLTSYGFQEIISPTMTNEKACFLNSFFHRKEIQVLNPVNQSYKFMRSSLLFSIIDCIKYNYNNNRINSSIKFFELGKVYYQINNKFLEKSYLGMAISQKEKVQSKNYPFFYLKGIIEQIFQKSGIYNYTQILSEHPLLENGVSILYDHKNLVEIGKFKNNVLKKNEIFYAEIDWRYLVSIIQEKKTIYIPLSKYPSSRRDLCLLVDKTISFEEIHQIVKKKENHIIKKIQIYDLYEGIHLPISKKSYTISFFFESPKETLTDKIISDSMKEIELFLKQELKAEIREKKN; this comes from the coding sequence ATGAAAATATCATTGAATTGGCTTAAAAAGTATGTATTTCCTCTTGATATAGAGGGAAATGAAATTTCAAACATATTAACCGATATTGGATTAACAGTAAAAGGAATCAATAATATTGATAAGGATATTGTTCTAGATGTTGAAATAACACCGAATCGTACAGATGCTATGAGTCATTATGGAATTGCACGTGATTTATATGCTGTTTTAAAATTTAGAGGACATAAAGTGAATTTATCAAAACCTGTGATAAGTAAAGGGATTGATTTCAATCAAAGATCTCATATTCAAATTTTTGTGAAAATACATGAAAAATGTATAAGATATTCCGGAATGTTTATTTCTAAAATAAAAATAGAACCATCTCCATACTGGTTAGTTTCCATATTAAAATCCATAGGAATAAAATCTATAAATAATATAATAGATACAATGCATTTTGTTATGTATGAATTAGGGCAACCTATACATATTTTTGATATGGACCAGATAGAAAATGGAAAAATTATAATAAAAAATGCAGATAAAAATACGAATTTTCAATCTTCAGATAATGTTATGATAAAACTTGATGAAGAAGATTTGGTTATTTGTGATGGAATGAAACCATTATCTATAGCTGGAATGATTAATCATGTGAAATCTAATATAGATGTTAGTACAAAAAATATTTTTATAGGAAGCGCTTGTTTCAATCCTATTATTATTCGAAACTTTCGAAAAAAACATTCTGTAAAAATAAAAACACAACATATTTTTGAAAAAGACCCTGATCCTAATCAGACTATATACGCTTTACAAAGAATAGCTTTTCTTATCAAGGATATAATGAAAAATCAGATATCATGTTCTGATATAATTGATTTTTACCCTAATCCTATATCTTTTTCAAAAATTAAACTTCGTTATAATAAAATTGTAAATATTATAGGAAAAAAAATATCGATAAAAAAAATTAGAAAAATTTTATCATTGTTAGAAATAACGATTCATTCCGAAAATAATAAGTGTTTATTTATTAGTGTTCCTTCCTATAGAACAGATGTTCAAAGAGAAATAGATGTAATTGAAGAAATATTACGAATTTATGGAATTCATAAAATTCCAATATATAATCAAATAAAAACACCTTATCCTAAAGGATTTTATAAAACAGAATATGAAATACAGAAAACATTTTCTGAACAATTAACCTCTTATGGTTTTCAAGAAATAATTTCTCCTACTATGACAAATGAAAAGGCTTGTTTTCTAAATTCTTTTTTTCATAGAAAAGAGATTCAAGTTCTAAATCCAGTGAATCAAAGCTATAAATTTATGCGCTCTAGCTTGTTATTCAGTATAATAGATTGCATAAAATATAATTATAACAATAATAGAATCAATTCCAGTATAAAATTTTTTGAATTAGGGAAAGTATATTATCAAATAAATAATAAATTTTTAGAAAAAAGCTACCTTGGAATGGCTATATCGCAAAAAGAAAAAGTTCAATCTAAAAATTATCCTTTTTTTTATTTAAAAGGAATTATTGAACAAATATTTCAAAAAAGTGGAATATATAATTATACTCAAATACTTTCTGAACATCCATTATTAGAAAACGGGGTTTCTATATTGTATGATCATAAAAATTTAGTTGAAATAGGAAAGTTTAAAAATAATGTTTTAAAAAAAAATGAAATATTTTATGCAGAAATTGATTGGAGATATTTAGTTTCTATCATTCAAGAAAAAAAAACAATTTATATTCCATTATCTAAATACCCCTCTTCAAGAAGAGACTTGTGTTTATTAGTAGATAAAACTATTTCGTTTGAAGAAATTCATCAAATAGTTAAAAAAAAAGAAAATCATATAATCAAAAAAATACAAATATATGATTTATATGAAGGAATTCATTTACCTATATCAAAAAAATCTTATACTATAAGTTTCTTTTTTGAAAGCCCAAAAGAAACATTAACTGATAAAATTATTAGTGATTCAATGAAGGAAATCGAATTGTTTTTGAAACAAGAATTAAAGGCTGAAATAAGAGAAAAAAAGAATTAA
- the dnaN gene encoding DNA polymerase III subunit beta codes for MYFSISSSSLLRKLHTLYKIININNLSGLITLVLSKKNQLKIIWGLDSKNLIHSYIKINVKKYTKEKVTISIKFMIDVLITFSNEKLLIKRTEKNTLNIYSKQGIYEIPTYNDSNHTHTVVCKSPFFEKIFLSANSLLKILNKTLFATGNEESEPILNGVFFQFFTNEAIFVATDTYKLVKYTIKNFKINKSIQFIISKKCLNIIQNILNDEIKSNMIIEYHNKKNIVFYFKNHIFLCQPINEKYPDYHSVIPTHDKCHASFIINKLLLLNIIKRISIFSRKKENFVDFYFNHHKLKICDQVNINNFVSGIKCKVVFNNLKNMKIGFNSQFLIEILSYLNEDFVYFELYSKMGIIKPLYQKKKEESIFMLVMSTIKI; via the coding sequence ATGTATTTTTCTATTTCTAGTTCTTCTCTATTAAGAAAATTACATACTTTATATAAAATCATAAATATTAATAATCTATCTGGTTTAATTACTCTTGTTCTTTCTAAAAAGAATCAATTAAAAATTATATGGGGGTTAGATTCAAAAAATTTAATTCACTCATATATAAAAATAAATGTTAAGAAATATACGAAAGAAAAAGTAACTATATCTATCAAATTTATGATAGATGTTTTAATTACGTTTTCAAATGAAAAACTTCTCATAAAAAGGACAGAAAAGAATACACTTAATATTTATTCTAAACAAGGAATTTATGAAATTCCTACTTATAATGATTCAAATCATACTCATACAGTAGTATGTAAATCACCTTTTTTTGAAAAAATTTTTTTATCGGCGAATAGTCTTTTAAAGATATTAAATAAAACTTTATTTGCTACTGGCAATGAAGAATCAGAACCTATATTAAATGGGGTATTTTTTCAATTTTTTACTAATGAAGCAATTTTTGTAGCTACGGACACTTATAAATTGGTAAAATATACTATAAAAAATTTTAAAATAAATAAAAGTATACAATTCATTATATCTAAAAAATGTCTGAATATAATTCAGAATATTTTAAATGATGAAATCAAAAGTAATATGATTATTGAATATCATAATAAAAAAAACATTGTTTTTTATTTTAAAAATCATATTTTTTTGTGTCAACCAATAAACGAAAAATATCCAGATTATCATTCTGTTATCCCTACTCATGATAAATGTCATGCGTCATTTATTATTAATAAACTTTTATTATTAAATATTATTAAAAGGATATCTATTTTCTCTAGAAAAAAAGAAAATTTTGTTGATTTTTATTTTAATCATCACAAATTAAAAATTTGTGATCAAGTTAATATTAATAATTTTGTTTCAGGGATAAAGTGTAAAGTTGTTTTTAACAATTTAAAAAATATGAAAATAGGTTTTAATTCTCAATTTTTAATTGAAATTTTATCTTATCTAAATGAAGATTTTGTTTATTTTGAATTATATAGTAAAATGGGCATTATAAAACCTTTATATCAAAAAAAAAAAGAAGAATCTATTTTTATGTTAGTTATGTCTACAATAAAAATATGA
- the pdxH gene encoding pyridoxamine 5'-phosphate oxidase, with amino-acid sequence MTVNLSNFRKDYTKNSLLESEVPKEPFQLFDNWFQQEKSFYQEKDDEEINAMSISTIGEDGCPETRVVLLKEYSENGFIFYTNYYSLKGRGIQNTPKVCISFYWKNMERQIIIKGVTSKVQKNKSDEYFHNRPIGNKIGSWASRQSMIISSKEYLLKQYNKWKNFFNKQIIRRPFYWGGYIVKPYKMEFWQGQPNRLHDRLVYFLEKEKKWILYRLSP; translated from the coding sequence ATGACTGTTAATTTGAGCAATTTTAGAAAAGATTATACAAAAAATTCTTTGTTAGAGTCTGAAGTACCAAAAGAGCCTTTTCAATTATTTGATAATTGGTTTCAACAAGAAAAATCTTTTTATCAAGAAAAAGATGACGAAGAAATTAATGCTATGTCTATTTCTACTATAGGAGAAGATGGTTGCCCGGAGACTAGAGTAGTTTTATTAAAAGAATATTCAGAAAACGGATTCATTTTTTATACAAATTATTATAGTTTGAAAGGAAGAGGAATTCAAAACACACCAAAAGTATGTATTTCTTTCTACTGGAAAAATATGGAAAGACAAATTATTATTAAAGGAGTTACATCAAAAGTACAAAAAAATAAGTCTGACGAATATTTTCATAATAGACCTATAGGAAATAAAATTGGAAGTTGGGCTTCTCGACAAAGTATGATTATTTCATCTAAAGAATATTTATTAAAACAATATAATAAATGGAAAAATTTTTTTAATAAACAAATAATAAGACGTCCTTTCTATTGGGGGGGGTATATTGTAAAACCATATAAAATGGAATTTTGGCAAGGACAGCCCAACAGACTTCATGATAGACTTGTTTATTTTTTAGAAAAAGAAAAAAAATGGATTTTGTATAGATTATCTCCATGA
- a CDS encoding HU family DNA-binding protein has translation MNKTELVNSIAEKTGITKIKAKSVTDAFIETVIESLKKGDKVTLVGFGTFSVIERHPRNGVNPRTGKKIHIPGKKVAKFKIGAELTKL, from the coding sequence ATGAACAAAACAGAATTGGTTAATTCAATAGCTGAAAAAACTGGAATCACAAAAATAAAAGCCAAAAGTGTTACAGATGCATTTATCGAAACAGTAATTGAATCTTTAAAAAAAGGAGATAAAGTAACTCTTGTAGGATTCGGAACCTTTTCTGTAATAGAAAGACATCCTAGAAATGGAGTCAATCCTAGAACAGGAAAAAAAATACATATTCCAGGTAAGAAAGTGGCTAAATTTAAAATAGGAGCAGAATTGACAAAATTATAA
- the secA gene encoding preprotein translocase subunit SecA, with product MSFIRKILNKLLVNKNDRDLKEVKKFLIQIKKEEKKILLLSDDELRNKTQYFKKIIQESTKEFHDQEEKLLKEIQEKFCSINVLEKMYSSLEIIREECYKVEQKILMNILPKAFAIIKETAKRLKENKQLVVTSTSFDEELSKIKSYVHFKENQTIWKNEWNACGTKMVWDMVHYDVQLMGGVVLHQGKIAEMATGEGKTFVATLSAYLNALSGRGVHIVTVNNYLSRRDTSWMAPLMEFHGLKVDCIDNYSSSDVYMRKKAYQADITYGTNNEFGFDYLRDNMASSKEELVQRELNYAIIDEIDSVLIDEARTPLIISGAVDPKKDNKEEFELFKGKVKTLVHKQNVIVNNFLHEAKNLIKNGEKKLGGLKLFQAHRGLPKKKSLIKFLSEDNIRLILQKTESQYLQDYGREMYKVDQDLYFVIDEKNNTVELTDKGIEFLSKNVEDIGFFVLPDVNGELADIEKKSFPKEKEIKEKKKLLNNYSIKTQRIHTINQLLKAFTLFERDVDYVVLEDKVKIVDEQTGRIMEGRRYSDGLHQAIEAKENVTIESSSQTFATITLQNYFRMYRKISGMTGTAETESGEFWHIYKLDVVVIPTHKKIQRKDFQDLVFKTKREKYNAVIEKIISLSQNEKRPVLVGTTSVEVSEFLSRALKFIKIPHNVLNAKLHEKEAEIIAKAGFSGSVTIATNMAGRGTDIKLSKEVIKNGGLFVLGTERHDSRRVDNQLRGRSGRQGDPGSSQFYVSLEDNLIRLFIDSERLSKLMDRFGHKEGDIIQHPLLTKSIEKAQKRIEENNFSIRKRLLDYDDVINKQREFIYKKRKNALFGNELSLDISNMIYILLDAMITVNKSMNDFQNLEYEFMQIFGIEFPMQEDVFLSYKERDCVNKLHDIIISYYEKKKVKMIDQDIKPIISDIVKNHEFYQIRVVLTDGYQNIVFISDLKEFYNTKGKSLLSMFEKKTILCFMDEKWKEHLREMDSLRFSVQNAVFEQKDPLIVYKQNAFNLFQERVYDINKIIISFLLKSSIIRGDILCFSKNKNNFKTSLLMKGKDKKKLGRNNKINIRHLITGETKNIKFKHIETFLEKGEWVIEDNSF from the coding sequence ATGAGTTTTATCAGAAAAATTTTAAATAAATTATTAGTAAATAAAAACGATAGAGACCTTAAAGAGGTTAAAAAATTTTTGATTCAAATCAAAAAAGAAGAGAAAAAGATCTTGTTATTATCTGATGATGAATTAAGAAATAAAACTCAATATTTTAAAAAAATTATACAAGAATCTACAAAAGAATTTCATGATCAAGAAGAAAAATTACTGAAAGAAATACAGGAAAAATTTTGCTCCATTAATGTTTTAGAAAAAATGTATTCGAGTTTGGAAATAATTCGAGAAGAATGTTATAAAGTAGAGCAAAAGATATTAATGAATATTTTACCTAAAGCCTTTGCTATTATTAAAGAAACAGCTAAACGTTTAAAAGAAAATAAACAACTAGTCGTTACATCTACTTCTTTTGATGAAGAACTATCAAAAATAAAATCTTATGTTCATTTTAAGGAAAATCAAACTATTTGGAAAAATGAATGGAACGCATGTGGGACAAAAATGGTTTGGGATATGGTTCATTATGATGTTCAACTCATGGGAGGGGTCGTGTTACATCAAGGAAAAATAGCGGAAATGGCTACAGGAGAAGGGAAAACATTTGTAGCGACATTATCCGCCTATTTAAATGCCTTATCTGGAAGAGGAGTACATATAGTTACAGTCAACAATTATTTATCTAGAAGAGATACAAGTTGGATGGCTCCTTTAATGGAATTTCATGGATTAAAAGTGGATTGTATTGATAATTATTCATCTTCTGATGTGTATATGCGTAAAAAAGCTTATCAAGCAGATATTACCTATGGAACGAATAACGAATTTGGATTTGATTATTTGCGTGATAATATGGCTTCTTCTAAAGAAGAGTTAGTTCAAAGAGAATTAAATTATGCTATTATAGATGAAATAGATTCTGTATTAATAGATGAAGCGCGGACTCCTTTGATTATATCGGGAGCTGTTGATCCAAAAAAAGATAATAAAGAAGAATTTGAATTATTTAAAGGAAAAGTAAAAACTTTAGTTCACAAGCAAAACGTAATAGTTAATAATTTTTTACATGAAGCAAAAAATTTAATTAAGAATGGGGAAAAAAAATTAGGGGGATTAAAATTATTTCAAGCGCATCGTGGATTACCAAAAAAAAAATCTCTGATAAAATTTTTGAGCGAAGATAATATTCGTTTGATTTTACAAAAAACTGAAAGTCAATACTTGCAAGACTATGGAAGAGAAATGTATAAAGTGGATCAAGATCTTTATTTTGTTATTGATGAAAAGAATAATACTGTAGAATTAACAGATAAAGGAATTGAATTTTTGTCAAAAAACGTAGAAGATATAGGTTTTTTTGTTTTACCAGATGTAAATGGAGAACTTGCTGATATAGAGAAAAAAAGTTTTCCTAAGGAAAAAGAAATAAAGGAAAAGAAAAAACTTCTGAATAATTATTCGATAAAAACACAAAGAATTCACACTATTAATCAATTACTAAAAGCTTTTACTTTATTTGAAAGAGATGTGGATTATGTAGTTTTGGAAGATAAAGTGAAAATAGTAGATGAACAAACTGGTCGTATAATGGAAGGAAGACGTTATTCTGATGGATTGCATCAAGCTATAGAAGCAAAAGAGAATGTTACAATAGAATCTTCCAGCCAAACTTTTGCTACAATCACTTTACAAAATTATTTTAGAATGTATAGAAAAATATCAGGGATGACAGGAACAGCAGAAACAGAATCTGGAGAATTTTGGCATATCTATAAATTAGATGTTGTGGTGATTCCGACACATAAAAAAATACAAAGAAAAGACTTTCAGGATCTTGTTTTTAAAACTAAACGTGAGAAATATAATGCTGTTATAGAAAAAATTATTTCTTTATCCCAAAACGAAAAACGTCCCGTTCTTGTTGGAACTACTTCCGTTGAAGTTTCAGAATTTCTAAGTAGAGCTTTAAAATTCATAAAAATCCCACATAATGTATTAAATGCAAAATTACATGAAAAGGAAGCAGAAATTATAGCAAAAGCTGGGTTCTCTGGATCTGTTACTATAGCAACTAATATGGCCGGTCGTGGAACTGATATTAAACTTTCAAAAGAAGTTATTAAAAATGGAGGATTATTTGTTTTAGGAACAGAAAGACATGATTCTAGAAGAGTAGATAATCAATTAAGAGGAAGATCAGGGCGTCAAGGAGATCCAGGAAGTTCTCAGTTCTATGTGTCTTTAGAAGATAATTTAATTCGTTTATTTATTGATTCGGAAAGACTTTCTAAACTGATGGACCGATTTGGACATAAAGAAGGAGACATCATACAACATCCTTTGTTAACAAAATCTATTGAAAAAGCACAAAAAAGAATAGAGGAGAATAATTTCAGTATACGAAAACGTTTGTTAGACTATGATGACGTTATTAATAAACAAAGAGAATTTATTTATAAAAAACGAAAAAATGCATTATTTGGAAATGAATTAAGTTTAGACATTTCAAATATGATTTATATTTTATTGGATGCAATGATCACTGTCAATAAATCTATGAATGATTTCCAAAATTTGGAGTATGAATTCATGCAGATTTTTGGGATAGAATTTCCTATGCAAGAAGATGTATTTTTATCTTATAAAGAACGTGATTGTGTTAATAAACTTCATGATATAATTATTAGTTATTATGAAAAGAAAAAGGTAAAAATGATTGATCAAGATATAAAACCCATTATATCTGATATTGTAAAAAATCATGAATTTTATCAAATACGAGTTGTTTTAACAGATGGATATCAGAATATCGTTTTTATATCAGATTTAAAAGAATTCTATAATACAAAAGGAAAATCCTTATTATCTATGTTTGAAAAAAAGACTATATTATGTTTTATGGATGAAAAATGGAAAGAGCATTTACGTGAAATGGATAGTTTGCGATTTTCTGTACAAAATGCAGTTTTTGAACAAAAAGATCCTCTTATTGTTTATAAACAAAATGCTTTCAATTTATTTCAAGAAAGAGTTTACGATATAAACAAAATTATTATTTCTTTTTTACTTAAATCTTCTATTATAAGAGGGGATATTTTATGTTTTTCAAAAAACAAAAATAATTTTAAAACAAGTCTTTTGATGAAAGGAAAAGATAAAAAAAAATTAGGTAGAAACAATAAAATTAATATTCGTCATTTAATTACGGGTGAAACTAAAAATATTAAATTTAAACATATAGAAACATTTTTAGAAAAAGGAGAATGGGTTATAGAAGATAATTCTTTTTAG
- the fmt gene encoding methionyl-tRNA formyltransferase: MKKFPKIVFIGSNHFSLYTLKELHAKQYNIVGIITSPDNPFLKKKGIKAFPPVKIYALENNIPFLQPKNLINHSFLENLKSWNADIQIVVSFKILPKEIWNLPKMGSFNLHASLLPQYRGAAPINWVIINGENKTGLTTFFIEEKIDSGRILLQKEIEIKKEETAGELEKKLKKISGNVVIQTLENIIKNKIKPIYQKNIDSSLLKNAPKIYTKDCRIQWENPSIESIYNKIRGLSPYPTAWTFLFFDKIRFVRFKIFFVKKIQEIHTFSIGLVFITKNMEMIISVKEGFISIIEGQIEGKKRMHIKNLINGLKIKENLFVR, encoded by the coding sequence ATGAAAAAGTTTCCAAAAATTGTATTCATAGGTTCAAATCATTTTTCTCTTTATACCTTAAAAGAATTACACGCTAAACAATACAACATTGTAGGAATAATTACAAGTCCTGACAATCCATTTTTAAAAAAAAAAGGAATAAAAGCATTTCCCCCTGTAAAAATATACGCCTTAGAAAATAATATTCCTTTTTTACAACCTAAAAATCTCATAAATCATTCTTTTTTAGAAAATCTGAAATCATGGAATGCAGATATACAAATTGTTGTTTCCTTTAAAATTTTACCTAAAGAAATATGGAATCTACCTAAAATGGGATCTTTTAATTTGCATGCATCTTTACTTCCACAATATAGAGGAGCGGCCCCTATCAATTGGGTCATTATTAATGGAGAGAATAAAACTGGATTAACAACTTTTTTCATAGAAGAAAAAATAGATTCTGGAAGAATCCTTTTACAAAAAGAAATTGAAATAAAAAAAGAAGAAACGGCAGGAGAATTAGAGAAAAAATTAAAAAAAATTAGCGGTAATGTGGTAATTCAAACTTTAGAAAATATTATAAAAAATAAAATCAAACCTATTTATCAAAAAAATATTGATTCTTCTTTGCTCAAAAATGCACCAAAAATATATACTAAAGATTGTAGAATACAATGGGAAAATCCGTCTATAGAATCTATATACAATAAAATAAGGGGATTAAGTCCTTATCCTACAGCGTGGACATTTTTATTTTTTGATAAGATAAGATTTGTTCGATTCAAAATTTTTTTTGTAAAAAAAATACAAGAAATACATACTTTTTCAATAGGGTTAGTCTTCATTACGAAAAATATGGAGATGATAATCTCCGTTAAAGAAGGTTTTATATCCATCATTGAAGGACAAATAGAAGGAAAAAAAAGAATGCATATTAAAAATCTAATTAATGGATTGAAAATAAAAGAAAATCTTTTCGTACGATGA